DNA from Chionomys nivalis chromosome 11, mChiNiv1.1, whole genome shotgun sequence:
CTTAAGGAGAAGGGACCTCAGAACGCGACAGAGTCATATCCCCATAAACAGGATCCTGCCAATCAAGGACAAGATGTTGAATACCTGGTGACGGGTACACATCCATACCCGCCAGGACCTGGAGTTGCCCTGACCGCCGACTCAAAGGTCCAGAGAATGCCCAGTGAGTCAGCCACACAGTCCTTAGCTGTGGTGCTGCCGAATCAGGCCAGAGCTGATGCAAATCGTACTGGACCTGCTGGGAGTGAGTACCGACACCCAGGAGCTTCTGACCGTTCCCAGCCCACAGCGATGAACTCTATGATCATGGAGGCCGGCAATACCAAGAACTCTGCATTAATGGCTAAAAAAGCCCCTACAATGCCCAAACCCCAGTGGCACCCACCGTGGAAACTCTATAGGGTTATCAGTGGGCATCTTGGCTGGGTTCGGTGCATTGCTGTGGAACCTGGCAATCAGTGGTTCGTTACTGGCTCTGCCGACAGAACTATCAAGATTTGGGACTTGGCTAGTGGCAAATTGAAGCTGTCCTTGACTGGGCACATCAGCACGGTGCGTGGTGTGATTGTGAGCACGAGGAGCCCCTACTTGTTCTCTTGtggagaagacaagcaagtgaaGTGCTGGGATCTTGAGTATAACAAGGTTATACGGCACTATCATGGCCATCTAAGTGCAGTGTATGGTCTGGATTTGCATCCAACAATCAACGTCCTGGCGACTTGTGGTCGAGATTCAACTGCACGGATCTGGGACGAGAGGACTAAAGCCAGTGTGCACACGTTGTCCGGACACACAAATGCAGTTGCTACCGTGAGATGCCAGGCCGCAGAACCACAGATTATCAGCGGGAGTCACGATACCACAATACGATTATGGGATCTGGTGGCTGGAAAGACAAGAGTGACATTGACGAATCATAAGAAATCTGTCAGGGCTGTGGTCTTACATCCACGACATTACACATTTGCATCTGGGTCTCCAGATAACATAAAGCAGTGGAAGTTCCCTGACGGAGGCTTCATTCAGAATCTCTCCGGTCATAAGGCCATCATCAACACGCTGGCAATCAATGCTGACGGAGTACTCGTGTCTGGAGCTGACAATGGCACCATGCACCTTTGGGACTGGAGAACTGGCTACAATTTTCAGCGGGTCCATGCTGCTGTCCAGCCTGGGTCTTTGGACAGTGACTCGGGAATATTTGCTTGTGCTTTTGATCAGTCGGAAAGCCGGTTGCTAACGGCAGAAGCTGACAAAACAATTAAAGTTTACAGGGAGGACGAGACCGCGACGGAAGAAACTCACCCAGTCAGCTGGAAACCAGAGATTATCAAGAGGATaatctgagtaaattgagagcatggggaccttgggggacgGTTGAAGgtaggaggggagaggcaaggaggggagcagcgaaaaatgtagagctcaacaaatatcaataaaaaatttaaaaaaataaaaagaggaatttattcttttttatgtgtagGTGAACATACATGTCTGTGAGaatatggaaaggaaagggtgtTCTGTTGGGTGCTGTTTACCttcagttttttctctctctctttttgttttgtctgtttttgtttctcaagatgGGGGTTCTCTGTgaaacaaccctagctgtcctggaactagctcgaacccacagagatccacctgcctctgtctccagagtgctgggattaaaggccttgtggtatcactgcctggcctgtttgttttaaagtatttatgtGGATGAATGTTTTCCCTGCATATGCActatgttggatcccttggaacttgagttatgAATTGCTGTGGGCCacgctgggtgctgggaattgaacctgtatcAATTACAACAGCAGTAAGTGCTATcgagccatttcttcagtcccttacttattctttgaggcaggatctcttatTGACGTGTGGGTGTGGCTGCAAGCTCTCAGAATCTGCCTCTCCACGGCTGGTTTTATAAGCATGGTCTGTCAGGcctgacttctttttaaatagaGTCTCCATGAACCAAATTCATTTCCTCACAAGAGCACTttgtggctgagccatctccatagcTCCCACTATTCATAAATATTAGATTTAAGAGCTGCCTCAGGACTAAAGGTGTAGctcttggtagagtgcttgcctggtgtcTGCTTTGCTTCTCCTTTCTGTGTTATCCTGTGACTGAAAGCAACTTGGAGTAAGTGAAGTTAAAACAACCCAGGACCAGCTGCTGCCTAGGAATGGTACTGtgtacagtggactgggccccTCTAAGTCAATGAGCCACCCCACcttataaaaaaaattaccaggggctggagagatggctcagaggttaagagcactgactgctcttccagaggtcctgagttcaattcccagcaaccacatggtggctcacagccatctagaatgagatctggtgccctcttctggcatgcaagcatacatggaaggaatgttgtatacataataaataaatctaaaaaaaaaaaaaaattaccaaaaaatCCCCACGGGacaacctttttttgttttttgttttctcgagacagggtttctccatagctttggagcctgtcctggagctagctcttgtagaccaggctggccttgaactcacagggatcctgggattaaaggtgtgagccaccaccgcccagcaaggccCATCTGATTTAGGCAATCCCACAGTTGTGGTTTCCTATCCCAGGTGACAATAGTttactgtcaagttgacagaaatcattactgtgtatatgtgaatgcacCTATGGGGCTCAGAGGCCAGTTTCATGCattttgctctctctcctttacaTGGGTCCGagatatcaaactcaggttggtaTGCTGGTGTGGCACACAGTGCCTTTACCCGCACCTCACTGTCCTGTCCTCATCTTGACCACCTACTCAGAAACACTAGATCTAGGCGGTCACAATGTCAGACTGCTTAAtgaagtgatatttcatttgtactttaggaaatcaagcttgcctgaagatcagagagtaaaacaaccaccctgctcagcctcacagaccaggtagtggcgtcacacacctttaatccaagtagcaacaatagtttgtcatagaaactgggcggtagtgttgcacgcctttaatcccagcccgagagaggaatataagacaggagggaGACAGCTCTGagccagtctcattctgaggattcctggaggcagaatcgccCCATTCGGTCTCTGGTAGAGGTAAGTggtagtggctggctgctttgctgttCTGGTCGTCttgttgaaccccaatatctgtatctgtgtttttctttattgtgctACAGCTTATTGAGCCTTACTCCAGATTTTCGACACCTCCTCATCCTTAGCAGCCCAGCCTGTATGGTTGCAGCAGGcttctcagtttctctgaaaTTGAGTATCTTCAAAAGCAAACAGACACAAcgtaaaacctttctttttatctttgttatattttcattttttgtttttttgagatagtgtttctctgtgtgacagccctagctatcctagaactccctttgtagaccaggctggtctcgaactcacagagatccgcctgcctctgcctcccgagtgctgggattaaaggcgtgcgccaccactacccggccgtccttttatttttaaataaggtctcatgtaactcaggatgccctcaaattcactatgtaacctaggattccttgaatttgtgatcctcctgcctccacttcctgggttctgggattacaggtgtgtgtgccaccacatctgatgGTGTCAAGGGTTGAACCTAGGACTTCGTAAGTACTATGTAAACACTACTAACTAGGCCATAACCAGGCCCCAAAATGcatggttgtttttgtttgtattttgggacagggtttctctgtgtaacagtcctagctgtcctggaactagctcttgtagactaggctagcatctgcctcctgagtgctggcattaaaggtgtgtgccaccactgcctggccaaaatgCTTGTTTTTCTATCATATCTTTTGGTAAATCCAAGTTATTTTTGTGGTCTGTTCctctaaaaacttaaaatttgagGGGTACTATAATTATCGAAAGGTAATATTCCTGGGCTGGAGGGAAGgttcagtcattaagagcactgattgctcttgtagaagacctgggttcagttcccagcacctgcatgacaGTTCACAAACATCTGCTTCTAGTTCAATGGGATACAatgcttcttctggcctctgatggcaccaggcactcatgtggtgcctatacatacatgtaggcaaattactaatgaattaaaaataaatgcacactTTTAAAAAGGTGATATTCCTTAAATCAGACCAAGACGAGTaatccagagacagaaaacatTTTAGTCTCACACATTTCAAATAGTAtatattgtcattttaaaataaatccttttcagATTTAAAACCTCAAGAGTggcagcagggcatggtggcacatgtctggaCACAGAGGTggacagatttctgtgagatcAAGATCAACCTGGtgtaattgtaaaaataaaacgcTGCACAGTTCCCTGAGGGTCGgcagtgggtcccaggcagggagccacacagtaGGTGAGAGACTTTGGCAGATCAGCAGGTCCCAGAGGAGCTatggcgggtgagagacagaggcgGATAGACACAGCATGCAAGAGTGAGgttgggccgggcgatggtggcgcacgcctttaatcccagcactcgggaggcagaggcaggtggatctctgtgagttcgagaccagcctggtctacagagctagttccaggataggctccaaagccacagagaaaccctgtctcaaaaaaccaaaaaaaaaaaaaaaaaaaaaaaaaaaaagagtgaggttggatatttgtttagtggattatggaagggaaggggacaggggagagggagggagaaggggaatgaggagaaagaggcacagagagagagaaacagagagaggatgtaggcgggagaggagaggagagggagaagaaactacCTCTtagggaggggggaaagggagagcttgcaggcaggaagcagaaggaagatcctcctgcctctgtagaCTTGGgagggcggggcttgtctcttaaagggacaggacagactgtTACatttacaaagggagttccaggtcaaccaggacAGTTAAACaacgagaccctgtcttgaaaaaaccaacaacaaaccgggcggtggtggcacacgcctttaatcccggcacttgggaggcagaggcaggcggatctctgtgaattcgagaccagcctggtctacaagagctagttccaggacaggctcctaaaccacagagaaaccctgtctcaaaaaacaaaaaaaaaaaaacaaaaaaaaacaaaaaaaaaaaaaaaaaaaccaaaaaacacctTTCTTAAATCCAACCCAGGGTGAGTTTtatttatgtgatattttaaaaaaaggatatcGAGACTGAGCGTGGCTCTGCCGGTGCATGGAGCCAGAAGCAGCCTCCGGGATGGACGTGTTTCTCATGATCCGGTGCCACAAGACCACCATCTTCACGGATGCCAAGGAGTCGAGTACCGTATTCGAGCTGAAGCGCATCGTTGAGAGCATCCTTAAGAGGCCACTGGAAGAGCAGCGGCTGTACAAGGACGACCAGCTCCTTGATGATGGGAAACTCTGAGCGAGTGTGGCTTCACTAGCCTGACAGCAGAGCCACAGGCCCCAGCCACAGTGGGCCTGGCCTTCGAGAGGATGATGCCTTCGAAGCCCAGCACATTGAGCccttctccagccctccagaGCGTCCATATGCGATGAAGCCACAGGATTCTGGAGACAGTAACCATTAACAAGCTGTGTAGTGAGGGCCCcagccccacctcccacccccagagACCCATTCCCTTAATAAAGATTTGgctgtcaaaaagaaaaacaaaaaacaggatctcattatgtgtACTTGGTTGTtcttggaactcacaatgtagatcaggctggtctcaaacgcaAGGGgatctcttcctgcctctgtctcttcagtgctggattaaagataCATGCAACTGTGCCTGGCAACTTTAagtatttcatttattaatttgtgtgcatCTATGCGTGTGGTAGTGTATGTCTCAAGGCTGCTCttaggtggaggtcagagaacagcttgcaaaagttggttctctcctaccatcatggaaaaaaaaagaggtgggatTTGCCCCAGCGGTGGTGGCctacgcatttaatcccagcactctggaggcagaggcctcgaatctctgtgagttcaaggtaagactggtctggtctacaaagctagttccaggacagataggactgataaacagaaaaaccctgtctggaaaaaccaaaaaataaataaagaaatgggatTCAGGTGTCAGCAGGTGCCATTTTTCCCTCAGCTGAGTCTATCACCGACCTTTGTGTTAGGTAGGGTTGGGTGCTTATTCACGCCTCTACTGCCTTTTATAGCTAGTAAAAATTTGTCAGAAAGCCAGGTGTgttggcacaagcctttaatcccagcacttgggaggcagagacaggtttctgagttcaaggccagcctggtgtgtggagcaagtaccaggacagccagggctacacagagaaaccctttcttgaaacaaacaaaaaacacaagaacCAAGCCAAAACAACAGTAAAAAGAGACGGAGGAACTGAAGAGAAGAGTCAATAGttagaacacttactgctcttacagaggaccccacCTTGACTCGCAGCACCCAGGGATTgcagcacacaactgcctgtaactctggctccaggggaatTCATGCCTACACTCACAtaaacagacacatgcacatacaacttTACACATGGGTCAGCATCCACATCTTGTCTTTGGTAGTAGTAAGCAGCCCTGGCCACATGGGCTGCAGTCTGGGCTAGAATCTTAGGGCGCCGATGGGGTGAACCACATAGTCAGCAATGACTTCTATTTGCCGTTCTGGAAACTTCTGGAACAGAATAAGGGGCTCCTGTTAGCATGATGGGAGTCACGACTGTTCCACGAAGGCATAAGATGTGTATTAACATGGCCCTGGATCATAAGCCCatggtttagttttttgagacagggtcagaatggccttgaacttgctatacaTTTGCAAAGATGATAATCTTGCCTTTACCTCCCTACTGCTAGGATTCTCCATTAAAAGCCATATTTCAAGGGAAAACATAACTTTAAcctctattaaaaaagaaatcaggggggctggagagatggctcagtggttaagagcattgcctgctcttccaaaggtcctgagttcaattcccagcaaccacatggtggctcacaaccatctgtaatgaggtctggtgccctcttttggcctgcaggcatatacacagacagaatattgtatacataataaataaataaataaataaataaataaataaatatttgtttaaaaaaaaaagagagaaaagaaggcttGACAGACCTTGCTTAATAAACAGACCTAGCATAATAAactgagaatttcttttttttttttttctgggaagtatattttatttacatttttaaaatctgtaactagtctctcttcctcctttccttccccagagAGTTGGGAAGGGAAAGAACGGGAACCTCAAAGACCTACCCCCCACATACAAAGACGCACCCCATGGCTCACACCAGCAAATCAAAGTGAAAGAAACGTGGGCCTCCTAAAGGGCCCCAGGgttggacaggagagggagggccTGGTAAGGTGGGTTTCCAGGGAAGAAAAGGACAAGGAGTGGGCAGGTCAGCTGAAGGGATTGGAAAGTAGTCCAAcgccctcccctccttttccctctgcaCCCTGCACCTCTGCTGGGGGAAGAGAGGGCAGGGGTCTCCCTTTATCCCCTCAACACCAGACACCATGCCAGAGCCGCAGCTAACGGTCAGGTCTCTGGACACAAAACACTTTCGCTTTGTGGTCTCCTGATGTTGTCACCACCAGGGAGGCATCTTTGCTGAGGGCAAAGTCCAAGATCTCAGCAGTGTGGCCCCGCTAGTCAGTAAGCAGGCGGCCAGTCCGGGCATCCCAGAGACGAACAATGCCATCCAGGCTACAGGTGTATACCACAGCAGTGCCAGCCTCCCACAACAGCTGAACAATGCCCGACTGGTGCTGACACTGGTGCTGGAGTGTCTGCGTGGACAGGTCGTAGATGGCCAAGGTTCCATCCAGATAGCCAACAGCAGCCAGAGGCATCACACTGCAGAAGCCCAAGGACTCCACGGAGTTGGGCTCACTCTCCTCTCCCTCGCCCAGGCTGGGCTGGGAGGCGACTGTCTCAGGTCTGAACACACCCACCACCTTGCCAGTGGTAGCACTGACCAGCTTGGCCTGACAGTCCACAGAGCCAGTGAGGATTAGGCTGCCATCCtggtttattttcaaaaaataacgTATCTTTGCTCACAggactttccttccttttttgaagGGAAGGTGTCTCATTAAGAAACCCAGGCTGGGGCTGGGCAATGATGGCGCGCACCTTGAATCCCAACTCTTGGAAGGAAgtggcaggtggagctctgagatCAAGGTCAGCttagtctataaagtgagttccaggacaagggctgtctcaaaaaaaaaaaaaaaaaccaaaagaaataaagagggcgagagagaggaaaggagaggggaggagagaaagaaggtaagAGAGTGTGGGAGagcaaaagagaacaagagagagaacaagagagaaaaaaagagagaatgagggagagcaaaagagggaaaaagttaaagagagagaaacaagagagagaagagaactaGAGAGACTAAGAGAGTGAtagcaaaaggaagagaaagaaagaagaagaaagagagcaccgggcagtggtgcatgccttcaattccagcacgtgggaggcagagacaggtggatctctgtgagaaagagagcaagagagagggggCTACGGCTTCTCTCACCCTATACTCCAGGCTCTTCAGCACTCCTCGCACACACCAGTCCAGAAGGCGTGTGGTCAAGTTTTTTACGGCAGTGCTCCTACTTTCCCATACCTGCATTATTTCCTTTCCAGACATCTCATTAAGTGCCTGACTAAAGCCTCTTGAAGGAGGAAGGGTTATTTTGGCTTGTGCTCGAGGGGACACTGTCCACCATCACAGGAAGGCGTGGTGCCCAGGGGTTCCACGGTGGCAGGAACACGAGGCTGCTCGTTCACATGTCAGTACCGCCTATATTCAGGGCCAGTCAGTGCTCCTGCCCACCAGTTAATCCGCTCTGGAAGATTTACACACACCCAAAAGTGGGCTCCCCTGGTGCTCTGGGCATTTTATGACCCATTCGAGTTTGGCAATTAAAATTAAGCATCACAGTGTCTTTCTGACTCATGCTTCTAGACATTCACTATAAACACTATAAAAAATAGGCAATTGTTGTAACAAGAATGAAATGTTTAATGTTTGTCTAATCGATAATCATATGGCCATTGTATGACTTAAGTTAGccactgtttttatttctactttacaGATGAGGACTGGAGATGTAACAAGGTTAAATATATTTTGGTGCATATAACTACAAGATAGGGAGCAAGGATTTGAACTTGAATTCTTTGAAGACTATAAGACTTAATACTATGTTAAATATAgattatattgtgtatatatccTTTTTTACCCCCTTAAAACATCCTTTCCTGTACTACTGGACTGGCATCAAACATGCTTTGGAAATGGCCTTGAC
Protein-coding regions in this window:
- the LOC130884327 gene encoding pleiotropic regulator 1-like → MVEEVQKHSVHTLVFRSLKRTHDMFVADNGKPVPLDEESHKRKMAIKLRNEYGLVLHRPTSKENLKEKGPQNATESYPHKQDPANQGQDVEYLVTGTHPYPPGPGVALTADSKVQRMPSESATQSLAVVLPNQARADANRTGPAGSEYRHPGASDRSQPTAMNSMIMEAGNTKNSALMAKKAPTMPKPQWHPPWKLYRVISGHLGWVRCIAVEPGNQWFVTGSADRTIKIWDLASGKLKLSLTGHISTVRGVIVSTRSPYLFSCGEDKQVKCWDLEYNKVIRHYHGHLSAVYGLDLHPTINVLATCGRDSTARIWDERTKASVHTLSGHTNAVATVRCQAAEPQIISGSHDTTIRLWDLVAGKTRVTLTNHKKSVRAVVLHPRHYTFASGSPDNIKQWKFPDGGFIQNLSGHKAIINTLAINADGVLVSGADNGTMHLWDWRTGYNFQRVHAAVQPGSLDSDSGIFACAFDQSESRLLTAEADKTIKVYREDETATEETHPVSWKPEIIKRII